From Lewinellaceae bacterium:
CTTTCGTCGTGCCTTAAGCCATACTATGAAAATCTGGCTGCCAAATATTTACCGGATGTGATCAATTTTTGAAAATTGCTAAGTACCCGACTGTTCCAAAAATCGCCCGCTATGCTCCGCAATTACCTCAAGGTCGCCCTGCGCAACACCGCCAATCAAAAGCTGTTGTCCCTCATCAACATCTTCAGCCTGGCCTTCGGCATCGCTGCCTGCCTGATCATCTTTCTGTTCATTCAGGACGAGCGCAGTTTCGATGCCTTCCATGCGAAACAAGACCAGCTCTACCGCCTCAACGAGGTGCAGAGCTTCCCCGGCACCAACACTCAACACGTGGCCCTCTCCATGCCCGGCATGGGGCCCAATCTGCAAAAAGACTATCCGGAGGTGCTCAACTTCACCCGCTACTGGACGCGTGGAAAACGGCTCTTCGAAAAGGGGGATACCCGCCTGATCGTTGAAGAAGTGGTGGGGGTGGACAGCACCTTCCTCGAACTGTTCGACTTCAGGCTGCTGGACGGCGACGCCGCTACCGCGCTCGACGAGCCTTATTCCATCGTGATCAGCGAAGAGACGGCAAAGAAATTTTTCGGCGGCGGGAAAGCCATGGGCGAAAGCCTTGTCATGAATGGCAAGCCCTACAAAATCACCGGCATCGCGGAAAATGTGCCGGAAAACTCTCACCTTCAGTTCGATGTGCTACTTTCCATCCCTACCGTCACCCGGGATGATCCGGGGTTCAATGAACAGTTCGGCTCCAACTATCTGGTAACCTACCTGCTGTTGGACCCCGCCGCTGACGTAAAAGCCCTGGAATCCAGGATGCCGGAATTCCTGAGCCGGTACATGCCCCCCGATGACAATACCGGCCAGGATGTCAACGATTTTTACAAACTCTATTTCCAACCCCTGCCGGATATCCACCTGGCTTCCATGGAAGTGGAACACGATTATCAGAACTACCGCAAGTTCAACGGGGCTTACCTCGATATTTTTGCCATCGTCGGCCTGTTTATTTTGCTCATTGCCGCCGTCAACTTCATGAACCTGATCACGGCGCGGGCGTCCCACCGCTGGAAAGAGGTGGGGGTGCGAAAGACGATGGGCGCCCTGAAAGGGCAGTTGTTCTCTCAGTTTGCGGTCGAATCGGCCCTGCTCGGCGTATTCGCTTTTATTCTGGCAATGGCCATCAGCGTTGCGTTCACTCCTTTGCTCAACCAGGTGGCCGGCCGCACGCTGTCGATGGCTTATTTCCTGGGCCATCCCCTCAACCTGGCCCTGGCGTTCCTCTTCACCTTGGCCTTGGGCCTGCTGGCGGGCGTTTATCCTTCTTATTACCTGGCTTCCTACCGCACCGTCAATATTCTAAAAGGAGGAGATGTCAAAAGCAAAAAAAGCGTGTTCCGCAGTGCGCTGGTCGTCCTGCAGTTTGGCCTGGCCATTGCTATGATCGTGAGCACCTTTACCGTAGTGCAGCAGCTCCGCTACATGAAGAACAAGGATATCGGCCTGAATAAGGACCACATCCTGCTGGTGGATATGAACGAGGAAGCCAACACGGCCTTCGAAACGATGAAGAAAGAACTCCTGAAAAGCAGCAACATCAAAGGCGTGACCGCCTCGGGCCAGCGGCTTGGCAACAACTTCCATCAATGGGGGTTCAAATTGAAAACGGACTCCATCTTCGGCATGACGCCCAGCAACGTCAATGTGGATTACGACTACCTGGATGTGTACGAAATCAAACTCAAGCAGGGGCGAAAGTTTTCTCGGGATTATGCTACCGATAAGGACTATGCCTTCATCATCAACGAGTCGCTGGCACAGGAACTCGGCCTGGAAGACCCCA
This genomic window contains:
- a CDS encoding ABC transporter permease, with amino-acid sequence MLRNYLKVALRNTANQKLLSLINIFSLAFGIAACLIIFLFIQDERSFDAFHAKQDQLYRLNEVQSFPGTNTQHVALSMPGMGPNLQKDYPEVLNFTRYWTRGKRLFEKGDTRLIVEEVVGVDSTFLELFDFRLLDGDAATALDEPYSIVISEETAKKFFGGGKAMGESLVMNGKPYKITGIAENVPENSHLQFDVLLSIPTVTRDDPGFNEQFGSNYLVTYLLLDPAADVKALESRMPEFLSRYMPPDDNTGQDVNDFYKLYFQPLPDIHLASMEVEHDYQNYRKFNGAYLDIFAIVGLFILLIAAVNFMNLITARASHRWKEVGVRKTMGALKGQLFSQFAVESALLGVFAFILAMAISVAFTPLLNQVAGRTLSMAYFLGHPLNLALAFLFTLALGLLAGVYPSYYLASYRTVNILKGGDVKSKKSVFRSALVVLQFGLAIAMIVSTFTVVQQLRYMKNKDIGLNKDHILLVDMNEEANTAFETMKKELLKSSNIKGVTASGQRLGNNFHQWGFKLKTDSIFGMTPSNVNVDYDYLDVYEIKLKQGRKFSRDYATDKDYAFIINESLAQELGLEDPIGISAGHSWYPDDSLGTIIGVSEDFNFNSLHHDINTLAMVVHPDWGYDELSVKLEGGHIEAAIRDVERVWAELVPSWPFRYTFLDEHFEELYRSDQQMEAVVAIMAALAIFIACMGLFGLAAITVEKRTKEVGIRKVLGASAAQIVVQLSKNFALLVLLAFIVFSPLAFWAMNRWLENFAYRIEVSPLAFLLGGFLALAIALLTVSVHTLRSARVNPAEVLRSE